One Mastacembelus armatus chromosome 10, fMasArm1.2, whole genome shotgun sequence DNA window includes the following coding sequences:
- the zic3 gene encoding zinc finger protein ZIC 3, which yields MTMLLDSGPQFASLGVGGFGTPRHHDIGNRDPSLGLNPFTDSSHSAAFKISPVAHDIASSQTSAFTPQATGYAAALGHSHSGQVGSYGGGAFNSTRDFLFRNRSVGESTAPSAQHGIFAASAGSLHGPPGITDNPGHLLFPGLHDQGVSHTSPSGHVVNSQMHLGLRGDIFGRPDPYRPVASPRTDPYGAQLHNYNHPINMNMGMNVPTHHGPGAFFRYMRQPIKQELACKWIDENQMNRPKKTCDRTFSTMHEMVTHVSMEHVGGPEQSNHVCFWEDCPREGKSFKAKYKLVNHIRVHTGEKPFPCPFPGCGKIFARSENLKIHKRTHTGEKPFKCEFDGCDRRFANSSDRKKHMHVHTSDKPYICKVCDKSYTHPSSLRKHMKVHESQGSESSPAASSGYESSTPPVLVSASTEDPTKTPPSAVQNTSGHSEGLAPNFNEWYV from the exons AGGAGTGGGGGGTTTCGGGACACCACGGCATCACGACATCGGGAACAGAGACCCGAGTCTGGGACTGAATCCCTTCACTGATTCCTCCCACTCCGCTGCTTTCAAAATCAGCCCCGTGGCTCACGATATCGCCTCCAGCCAGACATCAGCGTTCACCCCGCAAGCCACTGGATATGCAGCTGCCCTGGGACACTCTCACAGCGGGCAGGTGGGCTCATATGGCGGGGGAGCGTTCAATTCAACACGGGACTTTCTCTTCCGGAACCGGAGTGTTGGAGAGTCCACAGCGCCGAGTGCCCAGCACGGGATCTTTGCAGCTTCGGCGGGGAGCCTCCACGGGCCGCCCGGGATCACCGACAACCCCGGACATCTGTTGTTTCCAGGACTTCACGACCAGGGGGTGAGCCACACTTCACCGAGCGGACATGTAGTCAACAGCCAAATGCATCTTGGCTTACGGGGCGACATTTTCGGAAGACCTGATCCCTATCGTCCGGTCGCAAGCCCACGGACGGACCCCTACGGGGCTCAGCTCCACAACTACAACCATCCTATCAATATGAACATGGGGATGAATGTGCCAACACACCACGGTCCAGGGGCCTTCTTTAGATACATGAGGCAACCGATTAAACAAGAATTAGCCTGCAAATGGATAGACGAGAACCAGATGAACAGACCCAAAAAGACTTGCGACAGGACTTTCAGCACCATGCACGAGATGGTCACTCATGTGTCCATGGAGCACGTCGGCGGCCCCGAGCAGAGCAACCACGTCTGCTTCTGGGAGGACTGCCCGAGAGAAGGGAAATCTTTTAAGGCCAAGTACAAACTCGTCAACCACATCCGTGTGCACACGGGCGAGAAACCGTTTCCGTGCCCGTTCCCCGGATGTGGGAAAATATTCGCCAGATCGGAAAATTTGAAAATCCACAAACGAACACATACAG GTGAGAAGCCGTTTAAGTGTGAATTTGATGGCTGTGACAGACGCTTCGCCAACAGCAGCGACAGGAAAaagcacatgcatgtgcacacatcaGACAAGCCATACATCTGCAAAGTGTGCGACAAGTCATACACACACCCCAGCTCTCTCAGGAAACACATGAAG gTACATGAGTCTCAAGGATCCGAATCGTCTCCAGCAGCGAGCTCTGGTTACGAGTCGTCCACACCGCCAGTGTTGGTCTCAGCCAGCACTGAAGACCCGACAAAAACACCGCCGTCAGCCGTACAAAACACGTCTGGCCACAGCGAAGGACTGGCACCCAACTTTAATGAATGGTACGTTTGA